In Vicia villosa cultivar HV-30 ecotype Madison, WI linkage group LG7, Vvil1.0, whole genome shotgun sequence, the DNA window TGTCTaactattatttttcttaatttcatttattaatttaagtttATCCGTTAAACATAATTAGTTGACATATTAATTATATAACCAAATTAAAGTTGGCATATTAATTATGACATTGCTTAAATAAATTATGTTCATTATTATATAGTATGGAAATGATGCAACTCAAGTCTTTATAAGGAAAATAAAACAGAGCATGGATTTCAAGagtttgaaaaggaaaataacatTGAAATATTGTTGATTTAATAATGTGAAGTAAATTAGATCCTTAATTGTCACTATCAAGAGTAATGTCCAACAATAAATTTCGTTGGTTCATGAATTAATACACATAAATGAATGGGTCTTCATAATTTCATCTTGAAAAGTATACTATTATTTATtccatttgttttaaattatatataatatttcaaTCATTTTATGGTGTGTTTGGTTTAGCGGCATGGAAAAGGAAAAGTGCGGCAAAATTTCATATTActgtaaaaaattagttttgcagCTTCTGAAAAATCACGGTGGAAGTGATAGTAGACGTGTGTTTGACTGCTCAAACGTTGAACCAAACACACCATTaaattgtttaagaaaataaaatttattttatataaaaaaaaaattaaaactatgaattttataaaattgtcatttattaatttttgtttttttaacaaaAGCAAACTTAactttcattaatcaaataagAGGAAATACAAAGAGGAATGTCATCAAGCAACATGCGTCGAGTCTAAGAGTTGGCCGCCTTAGATAAGGTATGGGCAACCAAATTCGCTGGACGCTTTACAAACTTAACCTTAAAGTTGGGAAAATCTAGCAACAACAACTTAATAGAGTCAATAATAACATTAAACTCGGAATTACCACAAGAGTTTGATTTAAGACCGTGGACAAGCAACTGAGAATCGCTTTCAAAGATAACATGAGAAATGTGCAAGGTTATAACCCCTTGAATAGCTTCCTTGAGGGCTAAGGCCTCCGCTTCAAGGATGGAAAAGGTACCGCCATCCCAAGCCGTACCGGCAACTACAAAATCCCCGTGATCGTCACGAAGACACCAACCACAGTTTGTTGTACCTAAAATCCGATTAAAACCCGCATTCCAAAGGAGATGTTTAACTCTAGCCGGTGTCACAATCTCCCATAAACTATTCCAATTACCATTCTCGACCACCCCTCCGTTTCTATTCCTCGCCTTCTTCCAAATACGATACCCCGATCTAACACCATAAGAACCATATTGTTCTTTCTTCCAAACCTATCGGTCCACCATAACATCCTCCAATAGAGGGACTTGCAAAATATCTTTTATAACTGAAAAATCAAATACCTCACGAAGAACCCTcgt includes these proteins:
- the LOC131619884 gene encoding uncharacterized protein LOC131619884, translating into MEISGYRIWKKARNRNGGVVENGNWNSLWEIVTPARVKHLLWNAGFNRILGTTNCGWCLRDDHGDFVVAGTAWDGGTFSILEAEALALKEAIQGVITLHISHVIFESDSQLLVHGLKSNSCGNSEFNVIIDSIKLLLLDFPNFKVKFVKRPANLVAHTLSKAANS